From Marivirga harenae, one genomic window encodes:
- a CDS encoding DegT/DnrJ/EryC1/StrS family aminotransferase → MSERIFLSAPHMGGEEIKYIQHAFDENWIAPLGPNVNGFEEDIQKYNSIPYAAALSSGTAAIHLALIILGVKKDDVVLASSFTFSATINPIVYQLAEPVLIDSEEETWNMDPELLEKSIKEYIAKGKKPKAIIFVHLYGMPGKIQEVKAISEKYEIPLIEDAAEALGSKLDGKPLGTFGDFGVYSFNGNKIITTSGGGALVSENKDWIDKARFLATQARDAAPHYQHSEIGYNYRMSNIAAGIGRGQMKVLNQWIENRRSNHDFYEKELKSLGFDFLYENDSAFSNRWLTCVLFSRVSNKEPEELRQDLEKYNIETRPLWKPMHLQPIFKNSKAYLSGVSEKLFQKGLCLPSSSSLTNEQKDLIIEKIKVFCK, encoded by the coding sequence ATGAGCGAAAGAATATTTTTATCAGCTCCTCATATGGGAGGTGAAGAAATTAAATATATACAACATGCCTTTGATGAAAATTGGATCGCTCCCTTGGGGCCCAATGTCAACGGTTTTGAAGAAGATATTCAAAAATATAATAGCATTCCTTATGCGGCAGCTTTAAGCTCTGGAACGGCTGCAATTCATCTTGCGCTTATAATTCTGGGAGTAAAAAAAGACGATGTTGTTTTGGCTTCTAGTTTCACCTTTTCTGCTACAATCAATCCTATTGTTTATCAATTGGCTGAGCCGGTTTTAATCGATAGTGAAGAAGAGACTTGGAACATGGATCCCGAACTTCTAGAAAAATCGATAAAAGAGTATATAGCCAAAGGGAAGAAACCAAAGGCAATAATTTTTGTCCATTTGTATGGAATGCCCGGTAAAATTCAAGAAGTAAAAGCTATATCTGAAAAGTACGAAATCCCGCTTATAGAAGATGCAGCCGAGGCTTTAGGTTCAAAATTAGACGGAAAACCACTTGGTACTTTTGGTGATTTCGGGGTTTATTCTTTTAACGGGAATAAAATCATAACTACTTCTGGTGGAGGTGCCTTGGTTTCTGAGAATAAGGATTGGATAGATAAAGCAAGGTTTTTAGCTACGCAGGCAAGAGATGCAGCACCGCATTATCAACATTCTGAGATTGGCTATAATTACAGAATGAGTAATATAGCTGCTGGTATAGGTAGAGGTCAAATGAAAGTTTTAAATCAATGGATTGAAAATAGACGTTCCAATCATGATTTTTATGAGAAAGAGCTAAAATCACTTGGCTTTGATTTTTTATATGAGAATGATTCTGCATTTAGTAATAGATGGTTAACTTGTGTGTTATTCAGTCGAGTATCGAACAAGGAGCCTGAAGAATTGAGGCAAGATCTAGAAAAATATAATATTGAAACCAGACCCTTATGGAAGCCAATGCACTTACAGCCTATCTTTAAAAATAGTAAAGCTTATCTGTCAGGAGTTTCTGAAAAGCTATTTCAAAAAGGACTTTGTCTTCCCTCTAGTTCGTCCTTGACAAATGAACAAAAAGACTTGATTATCGAAAAAATAAAGGTCTTTTGTAAATAA
- a CDS encoding NUDIX hydrolase, which produces MKVFINDVPLYIIPMEREIDREHYDLIIDAEKEKIRFDNLIDDVLIRKGSLADILDFYRFLSADKNKKLDSLACKVYDYANVIKGFKKEFKIVEAAGGIVTKKDKYLFIYRLKKWDLPKGKLEKKEKVETAAVREVEEECNVQVELGPKVCKTWHTYTRNGKNHLKKTSWFHMTLKEDKKMKPQKEEGIEKVIWVNKVELRTVLLTTYRSIRYVMKKFHEYQEGLITVKKTKA; this is translated from the coding sequence ATGAAAGTTTTTATCAATGATGTTCCGTTATATATAATCCCTATGGAAAGGGAAATAGATAGAGAGCATTATGACCTTATTATTGATGCTGAAAAAGAGAAGATTCGATTCGATAATCTAATTGATGATGTACTTATTAGAAAAGGTAGCCTGGCCGATATATTAGATTTCTATCGATTTCTATCAGCGGATAAAAACAAAAAACTTGACTCTTTGGCATGCAAAGTTTACGATTATGCAAATGTTATAAAAGGTTTTAAGAAAGAGTTTAAAATTGTTGAAGCTGCAGGTGGAATCGTAACCAAAAAAGATAAATACCTATTTATTTATCGACTGAAGAAATGGGATTTACCAAAAGGAAAACTTGAAAAAAAGGAGAAGGTGGAAACAGCTGCCGTTAGGGAAGTGGAAGAAGAATGTAATGTGCAGGTTGAGTTAGGCCCTAAAGTTTGTAAAACATGGCACACATATACTAGGAATGGAAAAAACCACCTCAAAAAAACCAGCTGGTTTCATATGACCCTCAAAGAGGATAAGAAAATGAAGCCACAAAAGGAAGAAGGGATTGAAAAGGTTATTTGGGTCAATAAAGTGGAATTGAGAACTGTACTTTTGACTACTTATCGTTCTATTCGGTATGTAATGAAAAAATTTCACGAATACCAGGAAGGCCTAATCACTGTAAAGAAAACGAAAGCCTAA
- a CDS encoding ABC transporter ATP-binding protein gives MIEIKNISKSFNGTQVLDDISGTFERGITNLIIGASGTGKSVLLKCIVGLIIPEQGEVLYDNRAFLKADKEEKSQMRREIGMLFQGGALFDSKNIEENVMFPLELLTDMKKDEKLDRVNNVLNRVGLDNINKKMPSEISGGQKKRVGIARAIVNDINYLFCDEPNSGLDPRTSLLIDELIQEITHELNVTTIVVTHDMNSVMGIGEHIMYLAKGKKLWEGNSDNILTSGQEDLEDFIFASKFMKKLRKSL, from the coding sequence ATGATTGAAATCAAAAATATATCGAAGTCGTTTAACGGAACACAAGTTTTAGATGATATTTCTGGAACCTTTGAGAGAGGTATCACCAATCTAATCATTGGTGCAAGTGGAACAGGTAAAAGTGTATTATTAAAATGTATTGTTGGTTTAATTATTCCAGAGCAAGGAGAAGTACTTTATGATAATAGAGCCTTTCTTAAAGCTGATAAGGAAGAAAAATCACAAATGAGAAGAGAAATTGGCATGCTTTTCCAGGGCGGTGCATTATTTGACTCAAAAAATATTGAAGAGAATGTAATGTTTCCACTTGAGCTACTGACGGATATGAAAAAAGATGAAAAGCTTGATCGTGTTAATAATGTATTGAATAGAGTAGGGCTTGATAACATCAATAAGAAAATGCCCTCAGAAATCAGTGGTGGGCAAAAAAAGCGCGTAGGCATTGCTAGAGCCATTGTAAATGATATAAATTATTTGTTTTGTGACGAACCAAACTCAGGTCTTGACCCAAGAACATCGCTACTTATTGATGAACTAATTCAAGAAATCACTCATGAATTAAATGTGACCACTATTGTGGTTACTCATGATATGAATTCCGTAATGGGAATAGGAGAACACATCATGTATCTTGCAAAAGGTAAGAAATTATGGGAAGGTAATTCGGACAATATCCTGACTTCAGGTCAAGAAGATCTAGAGGATTTTATATTTGCTAGTAAGTTTATGAAAAAACTTCGCAAATCACTTTAA
- a CDS encoding MlaE family ABC transporter permease, producing the protein MKSIGAYFIFIGSMFVRRETFSSYFKLTINECISIGWNSIIIVAITSTFMGAVTTVQTAYNLVSPLIQNYVVAQVTREMVVLELAPTITAIVIAGKVGSSIASGLGTMRITEQIDALEVMGINSSSYLVLPKIVAAMIMYPLLVVIAGFLSLYGGYIAGTMTGILTETEYVYGIRIDFNPYTVKFALIKSIVFAFLISSISAFQGFYTTGGALEVGQSSTSAVTKSCIAVLLADYVLAELLLN; encoded by the coding sequence ATGAAATCAATAGGTGCCTATTTTATATTTATTGGGAGCATGTTTGTAAGGAGAGAGACTTTTTCATCCTATTTCAAACTCACGATTAATGAGTGTATTTCCATAGGCTGGAACTCCATTATAATAGTAGCTATAACATCGACTTTTATGGGCGCAGTTACTACGGTGCAGACAGCTTACAATTTAGTTAGTCCACTAATCCAAAACTATGTTGTAGCGCAGGTTACCAGAGAAATGGTGGTTTTAGAACTTGCTCCAACTATTACCGCCATTGTAATTGCTGGAAAAGTAGGATCAAGTATTGCTAGTGGGCTCGGCACCATGAGGATTACAGAGCAAATTGACGCCTTGGAAGTGATGGGTATCAATTCATCTTCTTATTTGGTGTTGCCGAAGATAGTGGCCGCCATGATAATGTACCCACTTTTAGTGGTAATTGCAGGATTCTTATCCTTATATGGAGGCTACATAGCAGGCACAATGACTGGTATTTTGACCGAGACCGAATATGTTTATGGTATTAGAATAGATTTTAATCCATACACTGTAAAATTCGCGCTTATTAAGTCTATAGTTTTTGCCTTTTTAATTTCTTCAATCTCTGCTTTTCAGGGATTTTATACCACTGGCGGTGCATTAGAAGTTGGACAATCAAGTACTAGTGCTGTAACTAAAAGTTGTATTGCAGTGCTGTTAGCTGATTATGTTTTAGCTGAATTGTTATTAAACTAA
- a CDS encoding SDR family oxidoreductase — MSKYIVVTGGTKGIGRALILKFAENGFNIITCSRKEADLSVLKEEVESRHKVEVFVMQADLSLKDDVKEFADFVLKTTSKVDVLVNNTGVFIPGSIINEPEGNLEMMMNTNLFSAYHLTRALLPVIIPHKSGHIFSMSSIAGITAYASGGSYSITKYAMQGFTKCLREELKEEGVKVTAVLPGATFTASWEGVDLPHERFMKAEDVAESVWSAFSLSDRTVVEEIVLRPQLGDI, encoded by the coding sequence ATGAGTAAATATATCGTAGTAACTGGTGGTACAAAAGGCATTGGTAGAGCATTAATTCTAAAATTTGCAGAGAATGGGTTTAACATAATTACATGTTCTCGGAAAGAGGCAGATTTAAGTGTGTTGAAAGAGGAAGTGGAAAGTCGGCATAAAGTAGAGGTTTTTGTTATGCAGGCTGATTTATCCCTAAAGGATGACGTGAAAGAGTTTGCTGATTTCGTTTTGAAAACTACCTCAAAAGTGGATGTTTTGGTTAATAATACTGGAGTTTTCATACCAGGAAGCATTATAAATGAACCCGAGGGAAATCTGGAAATGATGATGAATACAAACTTGTTTTCAGCTTATCATCTAACTAGAGCATTATTACCCGTAATTATACCACATAAAAGTGGCCATATTTTCTCAATGAGTAGTATTGCAGGAATTACTGCTTATGCAAGTGGAGGTTCCTACAGCATTACAAAATATGCAATGCAAGGTTTTACCAAGTGTTTAAGAGAGGAATTGAAAGAAGAAGGAGTGAAAGTTACAGCTGTATTGCCTGGAGCGACTTTCACAGCAAGTTGGGAAGGAGTAGATTTACCGCATGAGAGGTTTATGAAGGCGGAAGATGTAGCTGAATCAGTTTGGTCAGCATTTTCCTTATCCGATAGAACAGTTGTTGAAGAAATAGTATTAAGACCACAATTAGGAGATATATAA
- a CDS encoding polysaccharide biosynthesis protein — MIKKINDISFLPRWIILLIDLVLLMSAIVFAYLLRFNFSISDMLAFKFTEGLVLFLICHLISILITQSYAGIIRYTSIEDGLRISYTTFIGTLLIAIVSYLNLWYQGSVIIPASVLIISFILSVVILFSYRVLVKNLFAYYRDAVRHRKNVMIFGAGQYGIITKHVIDADPNARMRVVGFIDDDLKKVGKILNGAPIYDAEYNLDDILNRYHIHEIVIAIANLSVDRKNELVDYCLKAHVKVRTVPAPDKWVNGELSMNQIKEIRIEDLLGRESIKLQNPKVTENIAGKTVLITGAAGSIGSEIAKQILKVKPKKLILLDQAESFLYAIDIELTNLNVGGNVDIIPVIMDVTNNRRLEVIFEKYKPNVVYHAAAYKHVPLMEMHPFEAVSTNVFGTKSLADFSVKFKVEKFVMVSTDKAVNPTNVMGATKRLAEVYVQSLNDSKSEEVKNSTQFITTRFGNVLGSNGSVIPLFKKQIEKGGPITVTHPDVTRYFMTIPEACQLVIEAGIMGFGGEIFVFDMGRSIKIIDLAKKMIQLSGYEVDDDIKIIFTGLREGEKLFEELLSDNETTLPTHHEKILIAKTERMGHKDIIKELQKLNDLMSDENELGMIMQIKSILPEFVSHASRFEALDDELANERKRKWSITRKIS, encoded by the coding sequence ATGATCAAAAAGATTAATGATATCAGTTTTTTACCAAGGTGGATTATTTTACTAATCGACTTGGTATTGTTGATGTCTGCAATCGTTTTTGCCTATTTATTGAGATTTAATTTTAGTATTTCTGATATGCTGGCCTTCAAATTCACTGAAGGTTTAGTCTTATTTCTGATCTGTCATTTAATTTCAATTTTAATTACACAAAGCTATGCAGGGATTATTCGTTATACTTCTATAGAAGATGGTCTTCGTATTTCCTATACTACCTTTATTGGTACCTTATTAATAGCTATAGTTAGTTACCTCAATTTGTGGTACCAAGGAAGCGTTATCATTCCTGCTTCGGTCTTGATTATAAGCTTTATCCTATCTGTTGTAATTTTGTTTTCCTATAGGGTTTTGGTGAAAAATCTATTTGCATATTATAGAGATGCTGTCCGTCACAGAAAAAATGTAATGATTTTTGGTGCAGGGCAATATGGCATAATAACAAAGCATGTGATAGATGCAGATCCTAATGCAAGAATGCGAGTCGTAGGCTTTATAGATGATGATCTTAAAAAAGTGGGGAAAATATTGAATGGTGCGCCAATCTACGATGCGGAATATAATTTAGACGATATTTTAAATAGGTACCATATCCATGAAATTGTAATAGCGATCGCAAATCTTTCTGTTGACCGAAAAAATGAGTTAGTAGATTATTGTTTAAAGGCTCATGTAAAAGTAAGAACAGTTCCAGCCCCTGATAAATGGGTGAATGGAGAATTGAGCATGAATCAAATCAAAGAGATTCGTATTGAAGATCTATTAGGCAGAGAATCTATAAAATTGCAAAATCCTAAGGTGACGGAGAATATTGCAGGCAAAACTGTTCTGATTACTGGTGCTGCTGGCTCAATTGGTTCGGAAATTGCGAAACAAATCCTTAAAGTAAAGCCAAAAAAGCTTATTTTATTGGATCAAGCCGAATCTTTTCTATATGCTATTGATATCGAGTTGACTAATCTAAATGTTGGTGGTAATGTAGACATTATCCCAGTTATAATGGATGTTACCAATAATAGAAGGCTTGAAGTAATATTTGAAAAATATAAACCGAATGTAGTTTATCACGCGGCAGCCTATAAACATGTCCCTTTAATGGAAATGCATCCATTTGAAGCAGTATCGACCAATGTGTTTGGAACAAAATCATTAGCAGACTTTTCTGTTAAATTCAAGGTAGAAAAATTCGTAATGGTCTCTACTGACAAAGCGGTGAACCCTACCAATGTGATGGGTGCAACCAAAAGATTAGCAGAGGTATATGTACAATCTTTAAATGATTCCAAATCTGAAGAAGTTAAAAATAGTACGCAATTTATCACCACTCGTTTTGGAAATGTATTAGGATCAAATGGTTCTGTTATTCCGCTATTCAAAAAACAAATAGAAAAGGGTGGACCAATAACCGTTACTCATCCAGATGTTACTCGATATTTCATGACTATTCCGGAAGCCTGTCAGCTTGTTATTGAAGCTGGTATTATGGGTTTTGGAGGTGAAATTTTTGTTTTTGATATGGGTAGGTCCATTAAAATAATTGATTTGGCCAAGAAGATGATTCAGTTATCAGGCTATGAGGTCGATGATGATATCAAAATAATTTTTACAGGTCTTCGTGAAGGAGAGAAATTGTTTGAAGAGTTATTAAGCGACAATGAAACAACCTTACCAACGCATCATGAGAAAATCTTAATTGCCAAAACAGAAAGGATGGGGCATAAAGACATTATCAAAGAACTCCAGAAGCTTAATGATCTAATGTCAGATGAGAACGAATTGGGCATGATAATGCAGATAAAAAGTATTCTACCTGAATTTGTTAGCCATGCTTCCCGTTTTGAAGCCTTGGATGATGAACTTGCAAATGAAAGAAAACGCAAATGGAGTATTACCCGAAAAATCAGTTAG